A portion of the Oscillospiraceae bacterium genome contains these proteins:
- a CDS encoding ATP-binding cassette domain-containing protein — MLTIDHLEKRFGSTVLFRDLTFTVDGPAVLWAPSGWGKTTLLRILMGLETPTAGRVQGAGRVSAVFQEDRLCPQLTAVQNVLLVLPDDRQEAAIRQDFARLGLDEAALALPARKLSGGQKRRTALLRALWAPGDTLLLDEPFTGMDPAAVQASIALLRERVEGRPVLLATHDRAAIDALGWPVLELQKLAQPGAACNSTNKGLQ, encoded by the coding sequence ATGCTGACCATCGACCATCTGGAAAAGCGGTTTGGCAGCACGGTGCTGTTCCGGGACCTGACCTTTACGGTGGACGGCCCGGCGGTGCTGTGGGCCCCCAGCGGCTGGGGCAAGACCACCCTTCTGCGCATCCTCATGGGGCTGGAAACGCCCACGGCAGGCCGGGTGCAGGGCGCCGGGCGGGTGAGTGCGGTGTTCCAGGAGGACCGGCTCTGCCCCCAGCTGACGGCGGTGCAGAATGTGCTGCTGGTGCTGCCGGATGACCGGCAGGAAGCGGCCATCCGACAGGACTTTGCCCGGCTGGGGCTGGACGAGGCCGCGCTGGCCCTCCCGGCCCGGAAGCTGAGCGGCGGGCAGAAGCGCCGCACGGCCCTGCTGCGGGCCCTCTGGGCACCGGGGGACACCCTGCTGCTGGACGAGCCCTTTACCGGTATGGACCCGGCTGCCGTACAGGCCAGCATCGCCCTGCTGCGGGAGCGGGTGGAGGGCCGTCCGGTGCTGCTGGCCACCCACGACCGTGCCGCCATCGACGCACTGGGCTGGCCGGTGCTGGAGCTGCAGAAGCTGGCACAGCCGGGTGCAGCTTGCAATTCCACAAACAAAGGATTACAATAA